AGATGAGGCTAAATGCAGCCAAGAAAATGGAGGAAGCTGCTAAAGCGATTCAAGCCATTGCAATTTATGAAAAAAGTACTGAGAATTCTTCATCAAATGCGTTGGATCGCACTAAAGGGATCACCCTGTCGTGTGAAGAGTATCGTTTGCTTACTCAAAAAGCGCAACAAGTTGATCAGGATACATGTAAGACTAAATTCATTGATTCAAACACAACTCAAAGAAAAAATGGTGATTTGGAGAAATTCGAGGAAAGGAAACAAGAAAACAAGCAATCCCAAGCGCTGGATTTAGGCAACCGTGAAGAGGGCTCGGTGGAAGAAAATCGTCACTCAAAGTTTAAGTTCAGAAATTCGCGTAATTCGGGTCATAGGAACACACAGGCTAGACACGAGAATGGGTCCAATGGAACAACTTCTATGGGTGACATATTAGGGAGGAGAGTAATGTTGCAGGATAATATAATTGTAGGAAACCGTGTGGAGACTCACATCGGAAGTGAGCATGCTTCTTTGAGCCAGATGTTGCGGCAGCAAAGTCGACTCATTTTACATCCAGGAGAATCAACGGGAGAAGTCGAAAAGTCGTACGTCGTGCAAAGGAAGAAGTTTGGTTTCATTCaaattccactttccatcaagAAAACCAAGAAGAGAACTCAGCCAGCTTGAATGTGTAAGTGATTCAGATTCGATTACAGTCATGCATGGTTTTAGTGATTTGTTCTCGATTAAAATGATTGGTATTATTAATTGTTGGCCTTTTACATTGTTTATTGTGATTCTATCAGGCATTGTGTGATCATATCAACCCTTTCATGAATTTGGAGTGCCTTTTTTCCAGCATTAATTCCTAGTGATCTCAcatttaatatcatattaatatcatattaatgcACTTCtgctttttatttcaaaaataaagatCAGCATATTGAATAAAGATTAATGAAGTATTTGGAGtattgttttataataaaacATGGGTATATTGTTCTGTCTTATCCATATGTATAAATTAAACCACACCAactttaataataagaaaagtaAACCTATTCATAAAGTTTGTAAAATTGTAcaaaaatcaattaaacaaGCACTTGCAATTTATTTGAAACTGTGCTAGCTGATTTGACAATTGACAGGATTAAAGGCAACACATTTTATGATAAATTAAGCAACTGATTTTGCCTTCTTCATCGAATTAATTCCTTTGTTTGGCCCCAATTCATATTACATCATCCTCTCTTTTCATGTCAATCACTCTTGAATCCCCGAAACACCCCCTTCGCCAAATTGGATTCGTCCTCCATGAAAGACTATTTTAGACATTTAGTTTTCCCTCATGGTGGAGGTTTTTGTGAAGAAGGCAACAGCACCACGACACGCGTCTGTCCAAATTATAAAACACGACTTTACGTTATGACAGCTCCGATGTGCTTTTTCATTCTTTAAAATGAAAGTGCGAAATACTTTTCACGTTCTTGAAAAGTATCGATTTAGTTAATTATctattaaatatgtaaaatcTTATATTATTTCAAATAGAATATCTTAAAACTAAAACTAAAACTAAAACTAAAACTAAAACATGACTTGCGAATAACCTACGCCGCAGCGCATGTTAGCATCCTTCACCGCGGAGACAAATTTCATCCCGCCTATAAGTAATTTATCCCAAAATGGGGCGCCAATTATGAACAACACATAAAAGCTACAGGATCTTTGAAACTATACTTTCCAACTTCAATGGCGCACCCCAGAAAAAGGGTATATTGGATTCGCCGTGGCGCAGACGGCAGCGCTTTCCTAAAGTGGTcggtttctttttcttttttctcagTATTCTCCTaactttaaaaatcaaataaattggaCTGTGATTTGAATGTATTTGTGCATGGAGAAAGTTTACGTGTGTGGAAATATGATGTAACACGCAGTGAAAATTGTGGCCTTTCCGTTGCTATTGCTTTGGCTGACATGCATGACTGTGGAATCAAGAATAATGTGACGAAGAAACTGAAAAGTAGCTGTGAGGATGTAGAGTTTATGGGGCAGAGGATTCAAGATCAACCCAGATCAGCTTTTCATTTTTTCATGTATGTTTTCCCCTCGATATATGTCATCTTGTTGCGTTAATTAGGTTCTTGTTCTCACTTGTGAGAATAACATTCTAAGCTGCCCTTAGCTCAAATTGTAGGGGTGCCAGTGCCAGTGCCATGGCTTGTGTGATAGTATTTTGGGCGATTCTTTATGAGAACGTATGAACTGAACTTAGTTTGCTTATTATGTGTAATAATGTTGTCCTAATTCCTAGTATGTAGAAAGATGAAACTTTCAGAAAGTGATATAAAGAAAAACGTAACTTTAAGTACAGTTGCTATTGTTTTCACTTGACTAGATTTGTCCTGTGCGCTTTCTTACTACGTGAGGGACACAATGCAGTGAAATTTTCTTGTTGGTGGTTGTAAAATTTCCATCACAATGCGATTGACCAATATGTATGCTAGGTTCAAGATATGGGTGGACGAGTGGCGATCACCtccattaaaagaaaaaaattgaaatactCAGCTTGATTTTTTTGAAATCTATGTTTTACTTCCCCAAGTACCTCGAACAGCCCCCGTGGTGCCCGGTTTTGCCTTTTTTGACCTTATCTTTGTGTTTGCCCCTGATTGCTGAAAACGTATGTGCGCACCTGTCTGTGTATACCTTTGCTGATTCAGAGACAAGGTGGTGTCTTTCACATTGTACATCAGTTCATTTATCCTTCTCGATTGATCTAATTGTTAGCTCGCATGGATAAAATGACATCTCTACACCATATATTTAAAACTATAGGGATGAATTTATGAAAGATTTCGAGGAGGGAAACAAAGTTGAAATACACAAGAAAGGATATGAGAAATGGACAAAAATGACAAAAGAGGTACTAGATTTGTGCGAGTATGTCCTTTTGGTACatcaaattttattcattaatgaCAACTAATATATTTGATTACATTTGATTTGTTGGTTTTGCAGGAGAGGGAACCTTTTGTTCTTGCGGCTGATAAACTAAACTCGGATTATGTCAAACTTTTGATCTTGGAGGAAAGCGAGATACAAGTGGTAGTGTATCATTTTAgttactctttctaaaattcaaGTTAATGACTATACTCTGATCATCAAGTATATGATGGGAAAAATTCTACGGAAGtggatgaaaaatattttcatgtataAGTTTTTAAAACAGACAGTATACGAGGAGAGGGTTGCATTttcttaatataataataaacagTTGTTAATAATTGAAAAGGggcaactttttttttattattatggtCATGGTATGAGTCTTTCATTTGTCATTCTCATTTTTGTAGGTGGATGATGAAGCGGATTCAGCCGAGGTTGTAAAATATGATCCGGTCAGATCATTTTTCCTCCATTTTTATCTTCGTTTCTAATTTTAT
The genomic region above belongs to Primulina huaijiensis isolate GDHJ02 unplaced genomic scaffold, ASM1229523v2 scaffold16847, whole genome shotgun sequence and contains:
- the LOC140965947 gene encoding high mobility group B protein 7, with the protein product MAHPRKRVYWIRRGADGSAFLKCLRVWKYDVTRSENCGLSVAIALADMHDCGIKNNVTKKLKSSCEDVEFMGQRIQDQPRSAFHFFMDEFMKDFEEGNKVEIHKKGYEKWTKMTKEEREPFVLAADKLNSDYVKLLILEESEIQVVDDEADSAEVVKYDPNYMNSEMYYDSDSSGGSGSIGTEKYGSFDSEDLYASFPTISFTFLFTTSLM